Genomic window (Croceicoccus sp. Ery15):
AGCTGACCCTGTCCGACCCGTCCGAACTGGAAGGGCTGATGGACGAGGACGCGTACAAGAAATTCGTAGAGAGCCTTTGATGCGTTATCTTCCGCTGACCGAGGGTGACCGGTCCGCCATGCTGGCGACGATCGGTACCGATCATGTCGATGCCCTGTTCGCCGATGTTCCGGCAGAGGCGTTGCTGAAAGACCCCGTTTCGGGCCTGCCGATGCATGCCAGCGAAATGGCGGTCGAACGGCATATGAAAAAGCTGGCCGCGCAGAACCTGTCGGCAGCGGATGCGCCGTTCTTTCTGGGGGCGGGGGCCTATCGCCATCATATCCCCGCCACCGTCGACCATCTGATCCAGCGGGGCGAGTTTCTGACCGCCTATACCCCCTATCAGCCGGAAATCGCGCAGGGCACGCTGCAGGTCCTGTTCGAATTCCAGACGCAGGTCGCGCGGCTGTTCGGCACCGATATCGCCAATGCATCGATGTATGACGGGTCGACCGCATGCTGGGAAGCGATCGCCATGGCGGGCCGCATCACGCGCAAGTCGCGCAGCGTGCTGGGGCCGATCCATCCCCATTACCTGTCGTCGGCCGAAACCATGGCGCGTTTCACCGGCGATACGCTGGTCAGCGTGGGGCCGCAGCTGTCCGCCGATGCGGGCGAGGATGCGGTCATTGCCGAAATCGACGACAAGACCGCCGCCGTCGTCGTGCAATATCCCGACATCCTTGGCCGCGTGCCCGATCTGGCGCGGATCGCCGATGCCGCCCATGCGCGGGGCGCGCTGCTGATCGCCGTGGTGACAGAGCCGGTGGCGCTGGGCCTACTCGAAAGCCCGGGATCGCTGGGCGCCGATATCGTGGTGGGCGAGGGGCAGTCGCTGGGCGTCGGCCTGAATTTCGGCGGGCCCTATCTGGGCCTGTTCGGCGCGCGCGAGAAATTCACGCGGCAAATGCCGGGCCGCCTGTGCGGCGAAACGGTGGATGCCGATGGCAAGCGCGGTTTCGTGCTGACCCTGTCGACGCGCGAACAGCATATCCGCCGCGAAAAGGCGACCAGCAATATCTGCACCAATTCGGGCCTGTGCGCGCTGGCGTTTTCGATCCACATGACGCTGCTGGGCGGAGAGGGGCTGGGCAGTCTGGCCCGCATCAACCATGCCCGCGCGCTGGAAGTGGCCGAACGGCTGGGCGCGATTCCGGGTGTCGAGATCGTCAACGAAGGCAATTTCTTCAACGAGTTTACCCTGCGCCTTGTCGGCAAGGATGCCCGCGAAGTCGCCTATGCGCTGACCAAGCGCGAGATTCTGGGCGGCGT
Coding sequences:
- the gcvPA gene encoding aminomethyl-transferring glycine dehydrogenase subunit GcvPA, with product MRYLPLTEGDRSAMLATIGTDHVDALFADVPAEALLKDPVSGLPMHASEMAVERHMKKLAAQNLSAADAPFFLGAGAYRHHIPATVDHLIQRGEFLTAYTPYQPEIAQGTLQVLFEFQTQVARLFGTDIANASMYDGSTACWEAIAMAGRITRKSRSVLGPIHPHYLSSAETMARFTGDTLVSVGPQLSADAGEDAVIAEIDDKTAAVVVQYPDILGRVPDLARIADAAHARGALLIAVVTEPVALGLLESPGSLGADIVVGEGQSLGVGLNFGGPYLGLFGAREKFTRQMPGRLCGETVDADGKRGFVLTLSTREQHIRREKATSNICTNSGLCALAFSIHMTLLGGEGLGSLARINHARALEVAERLGAIPGVEIVNEGNFFNEFTLRLVGKDAREVAYALTKREILGGVSMGRLFPDRADMAEGLLLAVTETVSDEDIDYLAGALQEILA